One stretch of Akkermansia sp. RCC_12PD DNA includes these proteins:
- a CDS encoding AI-2E family transporter, which produces MNKQHQNSIHRPAARSIPSPFQRRICWYALTGVSFLVMLGIAAFVIFEVVKLLGFLEPVLLPILIAAVIAYLLEPIVSWLVRRRFSRPWAVITVMGAALAILVGFGATILPPLIRQTDELIDNRMELWNKTSELIDSTIEIPFISRTIDSVYKTSLRELNAGNYAEEEEQELRNAQTAREKLGAYMTINSSFYQEKLMTWLTSGGRVLYSSIGIMVSILITPIFAFYFLLEADKIKEKWPSILPLKASKFRKDVVDTMEEINGYLISFFRGQMLVSIIEGILIAICLKLVGLPYAVTIGAAVCVLGIIPYLGIISAFIPAVLLAWFTWGDFQHVLIVSGIFLAVNQFDGWIIQPKIVGDSVELHPLTVMFSVLIWTLILGGLIGALLAVPLTAAIKVLYKRYIWQNSSMRPMTEPPPPPHSPPSEESPALS; this is translated from the coding sequence ATGAACAAGCAGCATCAGAATTCCATCCATCGTCCGGCCGCCCGCAGCATCCCTTCCCCTTTCCAGAGAAGAATCTGCTGGTATGCCCTGACGGGAGTTTCCTTTCTGGTGATGCTTGGCATCGCCGCCTTTGTCATTTTTGAAGTGGTGAAGCTGCTGGGGTTTCTGGAACCCGTTCTTCTTCCCATCCTGATCGCCGCCGTCATTGCCTATCTGCTGGAGCCCATCGTCTCCTGGCTTGTACGCCGCCGGTTTTCCCGGCCCTGGGCCGTCATTACGGTTATGGGTGCAGCTCTAGCCATCCTGGTGGGATTCGGTGCTACCATCCTGCCGCCGCTTATCCGGCAGACGGATGAATTGATCGACAACCGGATGGAACTCTGGAACAAGACCTCCGAGCTGATTGATTCCACGATTGAGATTCCCTTCATTTCCCGCACCATAGACAGCGTTTACAAAACCAGCCTGAGAGAGTTGAACGCCGGCAATTACGCGGAAGAGGAAGAGCAGGAGCTCAGGAACGCCCAGACGGCCCGCGAAAAACTGGGGGCTTACATGACCATCAATTCCTCCTTCTACCAGGAAAAACTGATGACCTGGCTCACGTCCGGCGGACGTGTCCTGTACAGTTCCATTGGGATCATGGTCAGTATCCTGATCACGCCCATTTTTGCCTTTTATTTTCTTTTGGAAGCTGATAAAATTAAAGAAAAATGGCCCAGTATCCTTCCCCTCAAAGCTTCCAAATTCCGGAAGGACGTGGTGGACACAATGGAGGAAATCAACGGCTACCTGATTTCCTTTTTCCGCGGTCAGATGCTTGTGAGCATCATTGAAGGCATCCTGATCGCCATTTGCCTGAAGCTGGTCGGACTGCCGTATGCCGTCACCATCGGCGCGGCGGTCTGCGTGCTGGGTATCATCCCGTATCTGGGCATCATCAGCGCCTTTATTCCTGCGGTACTGCTGGCCTGGTTCACGTGGGGGGATTTCCAGCACGTCCTGATCGTTTCCGGCATTTTCCTGGCCGTCAACCAGTTTGACGGATGGATCATCCAGCCAAAAATCGTGGGGGATTCCGTGGAACTCCACCCGCTCACCGTCATGTTTTCCGTGCTGATCTGGACGCTTATCCTCGGCGGCCTGATCGGCGCCCTGCTGGCGGTGCCCCTCACGGCAGCCATTAAGGTTCTTTACAAGCGGTACATCTGGCAGAATTCCAGCATGCGCCCCATGACGGAACCGCCTCCACCGCCACATTCACCTCCTTCTGAAGAATCTCCTGCATTATCCTAA
- a CDS encoding glycosyltransferase translates to MTWLFGKEKEAMSRGDIALFLYQNDKVRQSMAPRLRAINDDPAISFITFRPYFDSSAFPYVADRASDWFGAGHISRQDEDKFSKDTWRIYEHFASPVPKRGTFLGFDARSAAKTGKPPDWVESFHDQKSLSQQEFYRRCHIVLQPTDTTENWPRIGFEAMASGSVLIVDKRGGWEQMIEHGRTGWLCESPGDFIACATKMAWEPHYREDMAAAARERGLALGGLEASQESWRQVFDVIEEL, encoded by the coding sequence ATGACCTGGCTCTTCGGCAAGGAGAAGGAAGCCATGAGCCGGGGAGACATCGCTCTGTTCCTCTACCAGAACGACAAGGTCAGGCAAAGCATGGCGCCCCGCCTCCGAGCCATCAACGACGATCCTGCCATCAGCTTCATCACCTTCCGCCCGTACTTCGACTCCTCCGCCTTTCCTTACGTCGCCGACAGGGCGTCCGACTGGTTCGGAGCCGGGCATATCTCCCGGCAGGACGAAGACAAGTTCAGCAAGGATACGTGGCGCATCTACGAACACTTCGCCTCCCCCGTACCCAAACGCGGAACCTTCCTTGGCTTCGACGCCCGTAGCGCGGCTAAAACCGGCAAGCCCCCCGACTGGGTGGAGAGCTTCCACGACCAGAAATCGCTCTCCCAGCAGGAGTTCTACCGCCGCTGCCACATCGTGCTGCAACCGACGGACACGACGGAGAACTGGCCTCGCATCGGCTTTGAAGCCATGGCGAGCGGCAGCGTGCTGATTGTGGACAAGCGGGGCGGCTGGGAGCAGATGATCGAGCACGGGCGCACCGGGTGGCTGTGCGAAAGCCCCGGCGACTTCATCGCCTGCGCAACAAAGATGGCGTGGGAGCCCCACTACCGGGAGGACATGGCCGCCGCGGCGCGGGAGCGCGGGCTGGCGTTGGGCGGGCTGGAGGCTTCCCAGGAAAGCTGGCGGCAGGTGTTTGACGTGATCGAAGAGCTCTGA
- a CDS encoding serpin family protein produces MIFRILAYAFLLAPLSWGEVPVSPAPPVSAPPELRLLQACVEKGGGSVMVSPFSLYEVLRYALPGAAGETERQIAAVLPGDGAIRKDWTFLSEDFSRLLRCYSANRIFADRTVELKDAYKKAVGADGAVLAPFHENTAAAVRQVNAWAARNTENRIRHLLNPRQMSDRTVLVLVNAMYLRAFWDSKFEGKDTRPRTFFREDGTSCKVPMMKQQVFMEGGSWPRQGGMYYEKDGVRGASLFFAGGKGAPVFMAVLPPDGRRLKQFIAGLAAEEWNGILSSLSARHAVEKMREPGAPPLEQYARYHLRLPRFSQSSHTLSMKEALEALGMKDAFNERADFSRMGSCAGQPLKIHDVYQKCAIRVREEGLEASVSSSGAMDPFAGPPPRGKGPEIEFNRPFLWLVYSPEDRAVLFIGTYEGPEYERKEGKS; encoded by the coding sequence ATGATATTCAGGATATTGGCGTATGCGTTCCTTTTGGCGCCCTTGTCATGGGGAGAGGTTCCGGTGTCTCCGGCTCCCCCCGTTTCCGCCCCTCCGGAGCTGCGCCTGCTGCAGGCGTGTGTGGAAAAAGGCGGCGGCAGCGTCATGGTTTCTCCTTTTTCCCTGTATGAAGTTCTTCGTTATGCGCTTCCTGGGGCGGCGGGAGAGACGGAAAGGCAGATAGCGGCCGTATTGCCCGGAGACGGGGCAATCAGGAAGGACTGGACTTTTCTGTCGGAGGATTTTTCGCGGTTGCTGCGCTGTTATTCCGCCAACCGCATTTTTGCAGACCGGACCGTAGAACTAAAAGACGCCTATAAAAAGGCCGTTGGGGCGGACGGTGCAGTTCTGGCTCCCTTCCATGAAAATACGGCGGCAGCCGTGCGGCAGGTGAACGCCTGGGCGGCAAGGAACACGGAAAACCGCATCAGGCATCTTCTGAATCCGCGGCAGATGAGTGACCGGACAGTGCTTGTGCTGGTGAACGCCATGTATTTGAGGGCGTTTTGGGACAGTAAATTTGAAGGAAAGGATACCAGGCCGCGGACTTTTTTCCGGGAAGACGGCACATCCTGCAAGGTGCCCATGATGAAACAGCAGGTTTTCATGGAAGGAGGATCTTGGCCGCGGCAGGGAGGAATGTATTATGAAAAGGACGGCGTGCGGGGGGCCTCCCTGTTTTTCGCCGGCGGAAAGGGTGCGCCCGTTTTCATGGCCGTCCTCCCTCCGGATGGACGCAGGCTGAAGCAATTCATAGCCGGGCTGGCGGCAGAGGAATGGAACGGCATCCTGTCCTCCTTGTCCGCCCGCCATGCCGTGGAAAAAATGCGGGAACCCGGCGCGCCTCCCCTGGAACAATATGCCAGATATCATCTGCGGCTGCCCCGTTTCTCCCAGTCTTCCCATACGCTCTCCATGAAGGAAGCTCTGGAGGCTTTGGGAATGAAAGACGCGTTTAACGAGCGCGCCGATTTTTCACGGATGGGGAGCTGCGCGGGACAGCCGTTGAAAATCCATGACGTGTATCAGAAGTGCGCGATCAGGGTGCGGGAGGAGGGGTTGGAGGCATCCGTTTCCTCCTCCGGGGCAATGGATCCTTTTGCCGGCCCTCCTCCCCGCGGCAAGGGGCCGGAGATAGAATTCAACCGTCCCTTCCTGTGGCTCGTTTACAGTCCGGAGGACAGGGCCGTGCTGTTCATAGGGACATATGAAGGACCGGAATACGAGAGGAAGGAAGGAAAGTCATGA
- a CDS encoding agmatine deiminase family protein produces MSNSVTMEPDVRWPAEWEPQDAVWLSWPHRGDLWQGGLDELQRMYGLVAATIAPHAQVCVNAAEALHPAIRQILQEAGVEEEHFRLFNHPANDVWCRDHGPIFVQDVRDGSLMLADWQFNAWGGKFAPWDLDNGIPSMVGSSLELPVRSSRMILEGGAIEGNGDGLLITTEAVLLNPNRNPDWSRAEIEAELRRMLGVHTVFWLGSGIEGDDTDGHIDDMVRFVARDAAVSIVEPDSSSPHYRALAENNERLQDLRCLDGSRVEIVPLPMPEPLRMEDWRLEQLPASYANFLIVNDAVVVPVFNQPRNDDRALGILRECFSGKQVVGLDARKLVLEGGAIHCITQQQPKPRKEAP; encoded by the coding sequence ATGTCGAACTCCGTGACAATGGAACCGGATGTACGCTGGCCTGCCGAATGGGAACCGCAGGATGCCGTCTGGCTGTCCTGGCCGCACCGCGGGGATTTGTGGCAGGGCGGCCTGGACGAATTGCAGCGGATGTACGGCCTTGTGGCCGCCACCATCGCTCCGCATGCGCAGGTGTGCGTGAATGCGGCGGAGGCTCTGCATCCGGCCATCAGGCAGATTTTGCAGGAAGCCGGAGTGGAAGAGGAACATTTCCGCCTTTTCAACCACCCCGCCAATGACGTTTGGTGCCGCGACCACGGCCCCATCTTTGTACAGGATGTGCGCGACGGTTCCCTGATGCTGGCTGACTGGCAGTTCAATGCATGGGGCGGCAAATTCGCTCCCTGGGATCTGGACAACGGCATTCCTTCCATGGTCGGCTCTTCCTTGGAGCTTCCCGTGCGCAGCTCCCGGATGATATTGGAAGGAGGAGCCATTGAAGGCAATGGAGACGGTCTGCTGATCACGACGGAAGCCGTCCTGTTGAATCCCAACCGCAATCCGGACTGGAGCCGCGCGGAGATTGAGGCGGAACTGCGGCGCATGCTGGGTGTGCACACGGTATTCTGGCTGGGCTCCGGCATTGAAGGGGACGATACAGACGGCCATATTGACGACATGGTGCGTTTCGTCGCACGGGATGCGGCGGTATCCATCGTGGAGCCGGACTCGTCCTCCCCCCATTACCGCGCTCTGGCGGAAAATAACGAACGTTTGCAGGACCTGAGATGTTTGGACGGCAGCCGGGTGGAAATCGTTCCCCTCCCCATGCCGGAACCGCTCAGGATGGAGGATTGGCGGCTGGAACAGCTTCCTGCCAGTTATGCCAATTTCCTCATCGTCAATGATGCCGTAGTGGTGCCCGTATTCAACCAGCCCCGGAATGACGACCGTGCGTTGGGCATTCTGCGGGAATGTTTCAGCGGAAAACAGGTAGTGGGCCTGGATGCCCGCAAGCTGGTCCTGGAAGGGGGCGCCATCCACTGCATCACGCAGCAGCAGCCCAAACCGCGGAAGGAGGCTCCATGA
- a CDS encoding glycosyltransferase yields the protein MSVALYIVGFPSLYGGAGAELYHQVRVWEALGVTLHFIPTQKNVRKAVLYGEMTERRHVIHDAYDWAAIPEDAPVISFCNEDFLAALPEIRKRTRRTVFVNCMTWLFGKEKEAMSRGDIALFLYQNDQVRQSVMPRLRALNGDPSIRFMTFRPYFDSSAFPYVADRPADWFGAGHISRQDEDKFSKDTWLIYEHFASPVPKRGTFLGFDARSEGKTGKPPDWVETFHDQKSLTQQEFYRRCHIVLQPTDTTENWPRVGFEAMASGSVLIVDKRGGWEQMIEHGRTGWLCESPGDFIAFATKMAWEPHYQEDMAAAARERGLALGGLEASLESWRQVFDVIEEL from the coding sequence ATGTCAGTAGCCCTCTACATCGTCGGTTTTCCTTCCCTCTATGGCGGGGCGGGGGCGGAGCTGTATCATCAGGTCAGGGTTTGGGAGGCACTGGGGGTAACGCTCCACTTCATTCCCACCCAAAAGAACGTCCGCAAGGCCGTTCTCTATGGCGAGATGACGGAGCGCCGCCACGTTATCCACGACGCCTACGACTGGGCTGCCATTCCGGAAGACGCGCCCGTCATCAGCTTCTGCAATGAAGACTTCCTCGCCGCGCTGCCCGAGATTCGCAAGAGGACGCGCCGGACCGTCTTTGTGAACTGCATGACCTGGCTCTTCGGCAAGGAGAAGGAAGCCATGAGCCGGGGGGACATCGCCCTCTTTCTCTACCAGAACGACCAGGTCCGGCAAAGCGTAATGCCCCGCCTCAGAGCGTTGAACGGCGATCCGTCCATCCGTTTCATGACCTTCCGCCCGTACTTCGACTCCTCCGCCTTTCCCTACGTCGCCGACAGGCCTGCCGACTGGTTCGGGGCCGGGCACATCTCCCGGCAGGACGAAGACAAGTTCAGCAAGGACACGTGGCTTATCTACGAACACTTCGCCTCCCCCGTACCCAAACGCGGAACCTTCCTCGGCTTCGACGCGCGCAGCGAGGGTAAAACCGGCAAGCCTCCCGACTGGGTGGAGACCTTCCACGACCAGAAATCGCTCACCCAGCAGGAGTTCTACCGCCGCTGCCACATCGTGCTGCAACCGACGGACACGACGGAGAACTGGCCGCGCGTGGGCTTTGAGGCGATGGCCAGCGGCAGCGTGCTGATCGTGGACAAGCGGGGCGGCTGGGAGCAGATGATCGAACACGGGCGCACCGGGTGGCTGTGCGAAAGCCCCGGCGACTTCATCGCCTTCGCGACGAAGATGGCGTGGGAGCCCCACTACCAGGAGGACATGGCCGCCGCGGCGCGGGAGCGCGGGCTGGCGTTGGGCGGGCTGGAGGCTTCCCTGGAAAGCTGGCGGCAGGTGTTTGACGTGATCGAAGAACTTTAA
- a CDS encoding Minf_1886 family protein, with the protein MTIPTFEEAVSRIVQKDPRFAERAYFFLKEALDFTMQRIEEQENGAQRHVSGQELLEGFRDYALSQFGPMASTVLKEWGIRNGGHVGEMVFLLIEEDVFSKQPEDSLDDFKGFMSFRKAFEEPYEFQEQTN; encoded by the coding sequence ATGACGATCCCCACCTTTGAAGAGGCCGTGAGCCGCATTGTGCAGAAAGACCCGCGTTTTGCGGAAAGGGCGTATTTCTTTCTGAAGGAAGCCCTGGACTTCACCATGCAGCGTATAGAAGAGCAGGAAAACGGCGCGCAGCGCCACGTCAGCGGGCAGGAACTGCTGGAGGGATTCCGGGACTATGCCCTGAGCCAGTTCGGCCCCATGGCTTCTACCGTGCTTAAGGAATGGGGAATACGGAACGGCGGTCATGTAGGGGAAATGGTCTTTTTATTGATTGAAGAGGATGTCTTCTCCAAACAGCCGGAAGATTCCCTGGACGACTTCAAGGGATTCATGAGTTTCCGCAAGGCGTTTGAAGAGCCTTACGAATTTCAGGAACAGACTAACTGA
- a CDS encoding PDZ domain-containing protein: protein MLLATMLCVSCVSHRPIQDSSSPPIDAANPLDGTPVALAWSSSTQLMMGVDTGAVQTSLLFSPAVESIGARLRGRGAMRTANVPISLKQNGEPISRKQDVVMVDQAPYDGLLGWECIRKYVWNINYPKRSHRFFNKLPSRIRSWHKLALIPGADYPQIADKHGRRIILDTGAPHAVYISKKRWNAIKQAYPDAFVSVYSGYSPAAGGFYAHECMHVSSFQLGQLELKNILLCESFANPEVMGIPDDIDIILGYGALISRQFWLDGPGCALYFSSTSHPMPGPSSFNLMGGTFIQDRNGNGPMKAFVAEWSPAWNAGLRTGDVLVSINGRKNPYPDLVEYVTTQRGAQASVLVQRKNKLVYIHWKVPAAPPAGDYHPTPQAITEQEFEAHVKQQEKKEQEQSQQPEPQQTSPNPSLNPSESSPAPGRKTGDAPTA from the coding sequence ATGCTTCTGGCAACCATGCTATGCGTTTCCTGCGTATCGCACCGGCCTATCCAGGACAGCAGTTCGCCGCCCATCGACGCAGCCAACCCGCTGGACGGCACTCCTGTAGCCCTTGCATGGAGCTCCTCAACCCAGTTGATGATGGGGGTGGATACGGGGGCGGTCCAGACTTCACTTCTTTTTTCACCGGCGGTAGAGTCCATCGGCGCGCGTCTGCGCGGCCGGGGAGCCATGCGGACGGCCAATGTCCCCATTTCCCTGAAGCAGAATGGAGAGCCCATTTCCAGAAAGCAGGATGTGGTAATGGTGGACCAGGCACCCTACGACGGATTGCTGGGATGGGAATGCATCAGGAAGTATGTCTGGAACATTAATTACCCCAAACGTTCCCACCGTTTTTTCAATAAACTGCCTTCCAGAATACGGTCCTGGCACAAGCTGGCCCTGATTCCGGGGGCCGATTATCCGCAAATTGCAGACAAACACGGACGCCGCATCATTCTGGACACGGGAGCACCCCACGCCGTTTATATTTCCAAGAAACGCTGGAACGCCATCAAGCAGGCCTATCCGGATGCCTTTGTGAGTGTTTATTCCGGCTACAGTCCGGCGGCGGGCGGATTTTACGCCCACGAGTGCATGCATGTGAGCTCCTTCCAGCTTGGCCAGCTTGAGTTGAAGAATATTCTTCTTTGTGAGAGTTTCGCCAATCCGGAGGTGATGGGCATCCCGGATGACATTGACATCATCCTGGGCTACGGGGCGCTGATTTCCCGCCAGTTCTGGCTGGACGGACCGGGATGCGCCCTTTATTTCAGCTCCACCAGCCACCCGATGCCCGGGCCTTCCTCCTTCAACCTGATGGGGGGAACCTTCATTCAGGACCGGAACGGGAACGGCCCCATGAAGGCCTTTGTGGCCGAGTGGTCCCCGGCCTGGAACGCAGGTCTGAGAACAGGCGATGTCCTGGTTTCCATCAATGGCCGAAAGAATCCCTATCCCGACCTCGTAGAGTATGTTACCACTCAACGCGGAGCGCAGGCCTCCGTCCTGGTGCAGCGCAAAAACAAACTCGTGTATATTCACTGGAAAGTGCCGGCCGCACCGCCCGCCGGGGACTATCATCCCACTCCCCAGGCAATCACGGAACAGGAATTCGAGGCCCATGTGAAACAACAGGAAAAAAAAGAACAGGAACAATCGCAGCAGCCGGAACCGCAGCAGACGTCTCCCAACCCATCGCTAAATCCGTCCGAATCTTCTCCGGCGCCAGGCAGGAAAACCGGGGATGCCCCCACTGCGTAA
- a CDS encoding FAD-dependent oxidoreductase, whose product MSGDGVVMVDVILPMEKAGDEKARRAAAAARLGISPSRIRELRLVKESIDSRQKKILFQLRLLAGVDEPLPPEHLPSRDYPPVRGAAPVALIVGFGPAGMFAALRCLELGVKPVVLERGKDVSSRRFDLAPIMRQGRVIEDSNYCFGEGGAGTFSDGKLFTRATKRGPVRDVYETFVAHGAPRQILTDAHPHIGSNLLPNVVKAIRKSILQAGGEIHFNARVEHLLRSADGRRVRGVACADGREFEANAVLLATGHSARDVYRMLLADGLVLEQKPFAVGVRIEHPQAFVDARQYHLNPGQKRPEQLPAARYSVTATIQDRGVHSFCMCPGGFIVPAATENDEVVVNGMSLARRDSPFANSGFVVSVHPEDTEFFHREHGVLAGVAYQKALETASCHAGGGMQKAPAQKVPDFLKGRMSSSLLPTSYHPGIVPHPLHELLPAEIVWRMREGLRMFDHKWRGFAGESAQLIGCETRTSSPVRIPRDERTLEHPGLERLYPCGEGAGYAGGIVSAALDGRRCAEALAQQVQG is encoded by the coding sequence ATGAGTGGAGACGGCGTCGTCATGGTGGATGTGATCCTGCCAATGGAAAAGGCGGGGGATGAAAAGGCGCGCCGCGCCGCCGCGGCTGCCAGGCTGGGCATTTCTCCTTCGCGCATCCGGGAACTTCGCCTGGTGAAGGAATCCATTGATTCCCGGCAGAAGAAAATCCTGTTCCAGTTGCGGCTGCTGGCAGGCGTGGATGAGCCGTTGCCGCCGGAACACTTGCCTTCCCGGGATTACCCCCCTGTCAGGGGCGCCGCTCCAGTGGCGTTGATCGTGGGATTTGGCCCTGCCGGAATGTTTGCCGCCCTGCGCTGTCTGGAACTGGGCGTCAAGCCCGTGGTGCTGGAACGGGGAAAAGACGTCTCCTCCCGTCGGTTTGATTTGGCGCCCATCATGAGGCAGGGCCGGGTGATTGAGGACTCCAACTACTGTTTCGGGGAGGGGGGAGCAGGCACGTTTTCTGACGGCAAGCTGTTTACCCGCGCCACCAAGCGCGGCCCCGTGCGGGATGTCTATGAGACATTTGTGGCTCATGGCGCTCCGCGGCAAATCCTGACGGACGCCCATCCCCACATAGGCTCCAACCTGCTGCCTAATGTTGTCAAGGCCATCCGGAAATCCATTCTCCAGGCGGGCGGGGAGATCCACTTCAACGCCAGGGTGGAGCATTTGCTCCGTTCCGCAGACGGCCGCCGCGTGCGTGGAGTTGCTTGTGCGGACGGCCGGGAATTTGAAGCAAACGCCGTTCTGCTGGCTACCGGGCACAGTGCCCGCGATGTGTACCGCATGCTTTTGGCGGACGGACTTGTCCTGGAGCAGAAACCATTTGCCGTCGGCGTGCGCATTGAGCATCCGCAGGCGTTTGTGGATGCCAGGCAGTACCATTTGAATCCGGGTCAAAAGCGGCCGGAGCAGCTCCCGGCGGCGCGCTATTCCGTTACCGCTACCATTCAGGACCGGGGCGTCCACTCCTTCTGTATGTGTCCCGGCGGATTCATCGTTCCGGCTGCCACGGAAAATGATGAAGTGGTGGTCAATGGCATGTCCCTGGCCCGGCGAGACTCTCCCTTTGCCAATTCCGGCTTTGTCGTCAGCGTGCATCCGGAAGATACGGAATTTTTCCACAGGGAGCACGGCGTGCTGGCGGGCGTAGCCTACCAGAAAGCTCTGGAGACGGCTTCTTGCCATGCGGGCGGCGGCATGCAGAAGGCTCCCGCCCAGAAAGTGCCTGACTTTCTGAAAGGGCGCATGTCTTCTTCCCTTCTTCCAACCAGCTACCATCCGGGCATTGTGCCTCATCCCCTTCATGAACTGCTCCCGGCGGAAATCGTCTGGCGCATGAGGGAAGGGCTGCGGATGTTTGATCATAAATGGCGCGGATTTGCGGGAGAATCCGCGCAGCTGATAGGCTGTGAAACCCGTACCAGTTCTCCCGTGCGCATTCCCCGTGATGAACGTACGCTGGAACATCCCGGACTGGAAAGGCTGTATCCGTGCGGGGAGGGCGCCGGTTATGCTGGAGGCATTGTCTCCGCCGCTCTGGACGGTCGCCGTTGCGCGGAAGCCCTGGCGCAGCAGGTGCAGGGTTGA